A single genomic interval of Saccharothrix saharensis harbors:
- a CDS encoding YdcF family protein produces the protein MTFLPRLRRLATRVVLGGLVIGLLVVGGTAFRVWQVAREDDRTHADMAVVLGAAQFNGVPSDVLEARLEHARRLYEQGVVNYIATTGGRQPGDNFTEGEAGRMWLEERDVPADRILEVGEGTDTLGSIRALAAAAREKSLTTAVIVSDPWHSLRARTMAEDEGLSAWTSPTRSGPNVQTRETQLFYIRRETGALLYYHLMKAPAGAFDGILL, from the coding sequence GTGACGTTCCTGCCGAGGCTCCGCAGGCTTGCCACGCGCGTCGTCCTGGGCGGCCTGGTGATCGGGCTGCTGGTCGTCGGCGGCACGGCGTTCCGCGTGTGGCAGGTGGCCCGCGAGGACGACCGCACCCACGCCGACATGGCCGTGGTCCTGGGCGCGGCCCAGTTCAACGGCGTGCCGTCGGACGTGCTGGAAGCGCGGCTGGAGCACGCCCGCCGGCTCTACGAGCAGGGCGTGGTCAACTACATCGCCACCACCGGCGGCCGCCAGCCCGGCGACAACTTCACCGAGGGCGAGGCCGGCCGGATGTGGCTGGAGGAGCGCGACGTGCCCGCCGACCGCATCCTCGAGGTCGGCGAGGGCACCGACACGCTGGGCAGCATCCGCGCGCTCGCCGCCGCCGCCCGGGAGAAGTCCCTCACCACGGCGGTGATCGTCAGCGACCCGTGGCACTCGCTGCGGGCGCGCACGATGGCCGAGGACGAGGGGCTGTCGGCGTGGACGTCGCCGACCCGCAGCGGCCCGAACGTGCAGACCCGCGAGACCCAGCTGTTCTACATCCGCCGCGAGACCGGCGCGCTGCTCTACTACCACCTGATGAAGGCGCCGGCGGGTGCGTTCGACGGCATCCTGCTGTAG
- a CDS encoding peptidase E — protein sequence MPADQPTIVATSGGFRAGRRTNLEFHGLVRHAVDLSGVHGRTPKLCHIGTAAGDQRWFNADISEAGQLAGWEVSHLNLFTMPPTTDVPGFLREHDVVWVGGGSVANLLAVWAVHDLGPALRGAWQDGVVLGGVSAGSICWFAGGATDSFGPELRVITNGLGFLPYGNGVHYDSEAARRPTIHAAVASGVLPVTHCTDDGAGLVYHGTELVEAVSERPRGGAYVVRRDESSATAQEEPLDVRRL from the coding sequence ATGCCAGCAGACCAGCCGACCATCGTGGCGACCTCGGGCGGTTTCCGCGCCGGGCGCCGGACCAACCTCGAGTTCCACGGCCTCGTGCGCCACGCCGTGGACCTGTCCGGCGTGCACGGCCGCACGCCGAAGCTGTGCCACATCGGCACGGCCGCGGGCGACCAGCGGTGGTTCAACGCGGACATCTCCGAAGCCGGGCAGCTCGCGGGCTGGGAGGTGTCGCACCTGAACCTGTTCACCATGCCGCCGACGACCGACGTGCCGGGCTTCCTGCGCGAGCACGACGTGGTGTGGGTCGGCGGCGGGTCGGTGGCGAACCTGCTGGCCGTGTGGGCGGTGCACGACCTCGGGCCGGCGCTGCGGGGTGCGTGGCAGGACGGCGTCGTGCTCGGCGGCGTGTCCGCCGGGTCGATCTGCTGGTTCGCGGGCGGCGCGACCGACTCGTTCGGGCCGGAGCTGCGGGTGATCACCAACGGGCTGGGCTTCCTGCCGTACGGCAACGGCGTGCACTACGACAGCGAGGCGGCGCGGCGGCCGACGATCCACGCGGCGGTGGCGTCGGGCGTGCTGCCGGTGACGCACTGCACCGACGACGGCGCCGGGCTCGTCTACCACGGCACCGAGCTCGTGGAGGCCGTGTCCGAACGGCCCCGCGGCGGTGCGTACGTCGTGCGACGTGACGAATCTTCAGCAACCGCACAGGAGGAACCGCTCGACGTCAGGCGGTTGTGA
- a CDS encoding DUF6194 family protein, with protein MNAEEMTEHIKSFAGTRVMEAYGDTFFLYDPDGDLPPERQMPFATIVTSDNYEQVSDLNQPGAYRLNIGLTKATYTGLFGPVPTERDEQGVLRTGFDHAERDRLMPHPVYASQYWVCVVSPGEATADAVGPLLVEAHEFAARKHANHARRSQA; from the coding sequence GTGAATGCCGAGGAAATGACGGAGCACATCAAGTCCTTCGCCGGTACCCGCGTGATGGAGGCCTACGGCGACACGTTCTTCCTCTACGACCCCGACGGCGACCTCCCGCCCGAGCGCCAGATGCCGTTCGCGACGATCGTGACCAGCGACAACTACGAGCAGGTGTCCGACTTGAACCAGCCGGGCGCCTACCGGCTCAACATCGGGCTGACCAAGGCGACGTACACCGGGTTGTTCGGGCCCGTGCCGACCGAACGCGACGAACAAGGCGTGCTGAGGACCGGCTTCGACCACGCGGAACGGGATCGGTTGATGCCGCACCCCGTCTACGCCTCCCAGTACTGGGTTTGCGTGGTGTCGCCGGGTGAGGCGACGGCGGACGCCGTCGGGCCGCTGCTCGTCGAGGCGCACGAGTTCGCGGCGCGCAAGCACGCCAACCACGCCCGGCGGTCGCAGGCGTGA
- a CDS encoding SulP family inorganic anion transporter, translating into MRERPITDPVHQSRDITRGERIGGERPVSTMTGRPAAARLRATLWPDVGASLVVFLVALPLCVGIAVASGVPAELGIITGVVGGLVVGLLPGSTMQVSGPAAGLTVLVADTVARHGLPALGLIVLGAGLLQVTMGLLRLGRWFRAISPAVVQGMLAGIGLVLVLGQLYPFAGQDQPVTTGGKFTGLADLVRAATTTAVGLSGVAVAVLTLVVASLWKRTPWRAVPGMLVAVVVASAVGVLLPVPRIEVGPLTDVVALVDLSLLDVGLLGAMLTFALVASAETLFCAAAVDRMHSGPRTRYNRELVAQGVGNAVCGVLGALPMTAVIVRSAANVDAGARTRLSRVLHGWWLLVFVVLLPGVLSYVPLPVLAALLVQAGWKLLAPRQVLALARADRAEAAILVLTAGLIVLTDLLTGTLAGLLAAVVKTAWDMSRLTVTVTAHGEDHHHVAVRGNATFLKLPGLLETLEAVPDSRHVRVDLTGVRHLDQACGQAIDHWAAGRGGVELIHPASD; encoded by the coding sequence GTGCGCGAACGACCGATCACCGACCCCGTCCACCAGTCGCGCGACATCACGCGCGGTGAGCGGATCGGCGGGGAACGACCGGTGAGCACCATGACCGGACGACCCGCCGCGGCCCGGCTGCGGGCGACCCTCTGGCCCGACGTCGGCGCGTCACTGGTGGTGTTCCTGGTGGCGCTCCCGCTGTGCGTGGGCATCGCCGTCGCCTCCGGCGTCCCGGCCGAGCTGGGCATCATCACCGGGGTGGTGGGCGGCCTTGTGGTCGGCCTGCTGCCCGGCAGCACCATGCAGGTCAGCGGCCCGGCGGCGGGCCTGACCGTACTGGTCGCCGACACCGTAGCGAGGCACGGCCTGCCCGCGCTCGGCCTCATCGTGCTCGGTGCCGGCCTGCTCCAGGTGACCATGGGCCTGCTGCGCCTGGGCCGCTGGTTCCGCGCCATCTCGCCCGCCGTGGTCCAGGGCATGCTCGCGGGCATCGGCCTGGTGCTCGTGCTGGGCCAGCTCTACCCGTTCGCCGGCCAGGACCAGCCCGTCACGACCGGCGGGAAGTTCACGGGTCTGGCCGACCTGGTCCGGGCCGCGACGACCACCGCCGTCGGCCTGAGCGGCGTGGCCGTCGCCGTGCTGACGCTGGTCGTGGCCTCGCTGTGGAAGCGCACGCCGTGGCGCGCCGTGCCGGGGATGCTGGTGGCCGTCGTGGTCGCCTCGGCGGTGGGCGTGCTGCTGCCGGTCCCGCGCATCGAGGTCGGCCCGCTGACCGACGTGGTGGCGCTGGTCGACCTCTCCCTGCTGGACGTGGGCCTGCTCGGCGCGATGCTGACGTTCGCCCTCGTGGCGTCGGCGGAGACGTTGTTCTGCGCGGCCGCCGTGGACCGGATGCACAGCGGGCCGCGAACCCGGTACAACCGGGAACTCGTGGCGCAGGGCGTCGGCAACGCGGTGTGCGGCGTGCTCGGCGCGCTGCCGATGACCGCCGTGATCGTGCGCAGCGCGGCCAACGTGGACGCGGGGGCCCGCACCCGGCTGTCCCGCGTGCTGCACGGCTGGTGGCTGCTGGTGTTCGTGGTGCTGCTGCCGGGCGTGCTGTCGTACGTCCCGCTGCCGGTCCTGGCCGCGCTGCTGGTGCAGGCGGGCTGGAAGCTGCTGGCGCCCAGGCAGGTCCTCGCGCTGGCCCGCGCGGACCGGGCGGAAGCGGCCATCCTGGTCCTGACCGCCGGCCTGATCGTGCTGACCGACCTGCTCACCGGAACCCTCGCCGGCCTGCTGGCCGCGGTGGTCAAGACGGCCTGGGACATGTCCCGCCTGACCGTCACGGTGACCGCGCACGGCGAGGACCACCACCACGTGGCCGTGCGCGGCAACGCGACGTTCCTCAAGCTGCCGGGCCTGCTGGAGACCCTGGAGGCCGTGCCGGACAGCAGGCACGTCCGGGTCGACCTGACCGGCGTCCGCCACCTCGACCAGGCGTGCGGCCAGGCGATCGACCACTGGGCCGCGGGCCGCGGCGGCGTCGAGCTGATCCACCCGGCGTCCGACTGA
- a CDS encoding DUF1772 domain-containing protein yields the protein MFPTVTIIAALGCGMMAGVFFAFSAMVMPGLRRAEPEVGVAAMRAINLAVVNPAFIALFVGTAVVGVVAAFGGGPWAWAGAALYGLGGIVLTGAFHIPRNNELERFGTTEYWARYLREWVPANHVRALLSLAAALAFTLAALR from the coding sequence ATGTTCCCCACGGTGACGATCATCGCGGCCCTCGGCTGCGGGATGATGGCTGGAGTCTTCTTCGCGTTCTCCGCGATGGTCATGCCCGGTCTGCGGCGGGCCGAGCCCGAGGTCGGCGTGGCCGCCATGCGGGCGATCAACCTGGCCGTGGTGAACCCCGCGTTCATCGCCCTCTTCGTCGGCACGGCGGTCGTCGGCGTGGTGGCGGCGTTCGGGGGTGGCCCGTGGGCGTGGGCCGGCGCGGCGCTCTACGGCCTGGGCGGGATCGTGCTCACCGGCGCGTTCCACATCCCGCGCAACAACGAGCTGGAGCGGTTCGGCACGACCGAGTACTGGGCCCGCTACCTGCGCGAGTGGGTGCCCGCGAACCACGTCCGGGCGCTGCTGTCGCTCGCCGCGGCCCTGGCGTTCACCCTGGCCGCCCTACGGTAG
- a CDS encoding NACHT domain-containing protein: MRLPGRLAWWAAAAAVVSAALAVAVNIATDTVEAVDRPWWPAVAWSAVGLLVVLGVVVQSSVERRRAASASPEPGDVLRTVLDGVREAWTGEAAKRKLLQPAPLDVRWSSTERPVAADRRTVLDDPDGPGWHDAPLTGGVGQVADALPALPHRQLVVLGAPGAGKSALAVLLTLGLVDRHAAGEPVPVLLAVSSWNPAVEEVEDFLVRRTAEDHAVDAETVRRLVRDGLVLPVLDGLDEVPAVWHEQALRKLERWTVAKRPLVLTCRSEEYERAVTSSGIVLGRAAVVELAPVDGSRVGSFLATGTPVPQRWEPVLRHLEAEPGGVLAEVLSTPLMVSIARSAYRSATTDPAALLRLADRAAVARTLFDAFLADAYPPAEPDPTAVRPAPPRPRKAVKWLRYLAFQLHQAGTRDWHWWNVSPKHTAPSPSPRRWMAGATLVILPVAVVVVALWGFFAPFGPASAEDRLTLGMQIVFGVVAICIMFVIFSLRSHLASLLAAGGTYLVGSGVAVLIEQFLTSDREVGALGVMLTVTVVSYEVLARIPLWVQSGSKVVTVLRDRFVDGDRRVVCGVFGAAFCVVAGAAVQNRAVFVSAAAYAVIAAVMPVPTRAWRSSFTPWATMSAAWRRSLAAAARHGALGGTLVAVAVAWTSTPSAIIRAAAVAAVCCGLNAAYWAGLRSLAWYRCVVVANAMLGIGPWRPRRFLNEARNLQVLRQAGTALQFRHALLQDHLEEPVRVEHLTTLVEQDDYMSEYAVVSLAEAMARRGDVAEAITLLRDTVPQFYLSDPTAKPLADLLAAEGRLDELREMAAELPGTRGHEAGMALARALVAAGRVDEAIPVLRAGLWHGLGAEEAAEELVGLLAHHGRLAEIRVLTYGEDLLAVVAAGWLSTHSADEPLDHVVDFLRSHLDDEVVVFHDGRVKLADLLARTGREAEALAVLRDGADRPHPTQENVAWRLAALLAEAGEWAELRERADADDICVGAHATRLLAADLAARGDVEEAVALMRARLERDDRALRRMDFDAEYANLLHGNTTALLLADLLVEVGRVDEAAAFLARRLKLDHEHAMWDVEDMLVDVLLGLGRLDDAVGVLRTMMNRVDPHSEQAAARLAALSEAGR; encoded by the coding sequence GTGCGATTACCCGGCAGACTGGCTTGGTGGGCCGCTGCGGCGGCCGTGGTGTCCGCGGCACTGGCCGTCGCCGTCAACATCGCGACCGACACCGTCGAGGCGGTCGACCGGCCGTGGTGGCCGGCCGTCGCCTGGTCGGCGGTCGGACTGCTGGTCGTGCTGGGCGTCGTCGTGCAGTCGTCGGTCGAGCGGCGGCGCGCGGCCTCGGCGTCGCCGGAGCCGGGGGACGTGCTCCGGACCGTCCTGGACGGGGTGCGGGAGGCGTGGACGGGTGAGGCGGCCAAGCGCAAGCTGCTCCAGCCCGCGCCCCTGGACGTGCGCTGGTCGTCCACCGAACGGCCGGTCGCGGCCGATCGGCGGACCGTGTTGGACGACCCGGACGGTCCCGGGTGGCACGACGCCCCGTTGACGGGCGGTGTCGGGCAGGTCGCGGACGCGCTGCCGGCCCTGCCGCACCGGCAGCTCGTGGTGCTGGGCGCGCCGGGCGCGGGGAAGAGCGCGTTGGCGGTCCTGCTGACGCTCGGCCTGGTCGACCGGCACGCGGCCGGCGAGCCGGTTCCGGTGCTGCTCGCCGTCTCGTCGTGGAACCCCGCCGTCGAAGAGGTCGAGGACTTCCTGGTGCGGCGGACGGCCGAGGACCACGCGGTCGACGCGGAGACCGTCCGCCGCCTGGTGCGGGACGGGCTGGTGCTGCCCGTGCTGGACGGCCTGGACGAGGTGCCCGCGGTCTGGCACGAACAGGCGTTGCGCAAGCTGGAGCGGTGGACCGTCGCCAAGCGGCCTTTGGTGCTGACCTGTCGCAGCGAGGAGTACGAGCGGGCCGTCACCTCCAGCGGGATCGTGCTCGGCCGGGCGGCGGTGGTGGAGCTGGCACCGGTGGACGGGTCCCGGGTCGGGTCGTTCCTGGCCACGGGCACGCCCGTGCCGCAGAGGTGGGAGCCGGTGTTGAGGCACCTCGAGGCCGAGCCCGGTGGTGTGCTGGCCGAGGTCCTGTCCACACCGCTGATGGTGTCGATCGCCCGGTCGGCCTACCGGTCCGCCACCACCGATCCCGCGGCGCTGCTCAGGCTCGCCGACCGCGCCGCCGTGGCGCGGACCCTCTTCGACGCCTTCCTGGCCGACGCCTACCCACCGGCCGAGCCGGACCCCACCGCGGTCCGGCCGGCTCCGCCACGGCCCCGCAAGGCCGTGAAGTGGTTGCGCTACCTGGCGTTCCAACTGCACCAGGCCGGCACGCGCGACTGGCACTGGTGGAACGTCTCACCGAAGCACACCGCACCCAGCCCGTCGCCGCGACGGTGGATGGCCGGTGCGACGCTCGTGATCCTGCCGGTGGCGGTGGTGGTCGTCGCCCTCTGGGGATTCTTCGCCCCCTTCGGTCCGGCATCGGCGGAGGACCGGCTCACCCTCGGCATGCAGATCGTCTTCGGGGTGGTGGCGATCTGCATCATGTTCGTCATCTTCAGCCTGCGATCGCACCTGGCGAGCCTCCTGGCAGCCGGTGGCACCTACCTCGTCGGTTCCGGCGTGGCGGTGCTGATCGAGCAGTTCCTGACCTCGGATCGAGAGGTCGGCGCGCTCGGCGTGATGTTGACCGTCACGGTTGTCTCCTATGAAGTGTTGGCACGGATCCCGCTGTGGGTGCAGTCCGGCAGCAAGGTCGTCACGGTCTTGCGGGACCGGTTCGTCGACGGCGATCGGCGAGTGGTCTGCGGTGTGTTCGGCGCGGCGTTCTGCGTCGTGGCCGGTGCGGCGGTGCAGAATCGCGCCGTCTTCGTCTCCGCCGCCGCCTACGCGGTGATCGCGGCCGTGATGCCGGTGCCGACGCGGGCGTGGCGGTCCAGCTTCACGCCGTGGGCGACGATGTCGGCGGCCTGGCGCCGGTCGCTCGCCGCCGCCGCTCGGCACGGTGCTCTGGGTGGGACGCTGGTGGCCGTCGCGGTGGCGTGGACGTCGACACCGTCGGCGATCATCCGCGCGGCGGCCGTGGCGGCTGTGTGCTGCGGGCTGAACGCCGCCTACTGGGCCGGTCTGCGCTCGCTGGCCTGGTACCGGTGCGTGGTCGTCGCCAACGCCATGCTGGGGATCGGGCCGTGGCGTCCGCGACGGTTCCTGAACGAGGCGCGGAACCTCCAAGTGCTCCGACAGGCGGGGACGGCCCTGCAATTCCGGCACGCGCTGCTCCAGGACCACCTGGAGGAGCCGGTGCGGGTCGAACACCTGACGACCCTCGTGGAGCAGGACGACTACATGTCCGAATACGCGGTGGTGAGCCTGGCCGAGGCGATGGCACGCCGGGGCGACGTGGCGGAGGCGATCACCCTCCTGCGGGACACCGTGCCGCAGTTCTACTTGAGCGACCCCACGGCGAAACCGCTGGCCGACCTGCTGGCGGCCGAAGGCCGGCTGGACGAGTTGCGCGAGATGGCGGCCGAACTGCCGGGCACGCGTGGTCACGAAGCGGGAATGGCCCTGGCCAGGGCGCTGGTGGCGGCCGGACGGGTGGACGAGGCGATCCCGGTCCTGCGTGCCGGGCTGTGGCACGGCCTCGGCGCCGAGGAGGCGGCGGAGGAACTGGTCGGGTTGCTCGCGCACCACGGCCGGCTGGCCGAGATCCGGGTCCTCACCTACGGGGAAGACCTGCTCGCCGTGGTCGCGGCCGGGTGGCTGTCGACACACTCGGCGGACGAGCCGCTCGACCACGTCGTCGACTTCCTGCGCTCCCACCTGGACGACGAGGTGGTGGTCTTCCACGACGGCCGCGTCAAGCTGGCCGACCTCCTGGCCCGGACGGGGCGGGAGGCTGAGGCGCTCGCGGTGTTGCGGGACGGCGCGGATCGGCCGCACCCGACTCAGGAGAACGTGGCATGGCGCTTGGCGGCGTTACTGGCCGAGGCCGGGGAGTGGGCGGAGTTGCGGGAACGCGCCGACGCGGACGACATCTGCGTGGGCGCGCACGCGACCCGCCTGCTGGCCGCGGACCTCGCCGCACGGGGTGACGTCGAGGAGGCGGTCGCCCTCATGCGGGCGCGGCTGGAGCGCGACGACCGGGCTCTCCGGCGGATGGACTTCGACGCCGAGTACGCCAACCTGCTGCACGGCAACACCACCGCCCTGCTGCTGGCCGACCTGTTGGTGGAGGTCGGACGCGTGGACGAGGCCGCCGCCTTCCTGGCCCGCCGGTTGAAACTCGACCACGAGCACGCGATGTGGGACGTCGAGGACATGCTCGTGGACGTCTTGTTGGGCCTCGGCCGCCTCGACGACGCGGTGGGCGTCCTGCGCACGATGATGAATCGGGTCGACCCGCACTCCGAGCAGGCCGCGGCACGGCTCGCCGCGTTGTCCGAGGCAGGCAGGTAG